In a genomic window of Anoxybacter fermentans:
- a CDS encoding THUMP domain-containing class I SAM-dependent RNA methyltransferase, with product MSQIELIATAAFGLEAIVAREVKDLGYSDVQVENGRVVFYGDELAICRSNLWLRCADRVLIKMGEFEATDFDQLFDKTRALPWHEWLPKNAKFPVKGKSVKSKLHSVPACQSVVKKAIVEEMSKHYGIQHFEENGPLFTIEVTLYKDVATLTIDTSGAGLHKRGYRNLSAKAPLKETLAAAMIYISRWMPDYPLVDPMCGSGTIPIEAAMMAANIAPGLKRDFAAEKWPLISSGLWKKAREEAKDLIKWDDNFYRILGYDIDGEVLKLARYHAARAGVEEYTDFHRRPVAELKSSKKYGYIICNPPYGERLSNRHKVKKLYQEMGRVFAELGDGTWSFYILTSFRDFEKYFGTYANKKRKLYNGRIQVDYYQYYGLHPLFR from the coding sequence ATGTCTCAAATCGAATTAATAGCTACTGCTGCTTTTGGATTAGAAGCTATTGTTGCAAGGGAAGTAAAAGATTTAGGCTATTCTGATGTGCAGGTTGAAAATGGTAGGGTTGTATTTTATGGGGATGAATTGGCGATTTGCCGGTCTAATCTATGGCTTCGCTGTGCTGATCGGGTTCTTATTAAGATGGGAGAATTTGAAGCTACTGATTTTGACCAACTCTTTGACAAAACTAGAGCACTACCCTGGCATGAATGGTTACCTAAAAATGCTAAATTTCCTGTCAAAGGGAAATCGGTTAAATCTAAACTACACAGCGTTCCAGCATGTCAGTCAGTGGTTAAAAAGGCTATAGTCGAAGAGATGAGTAAGCACTATGGTATACAACATTTTGAGGAGAATGGCCCGTTATTTACTATTGAAGTAACTCTTTATAAAGATGTGGCTACTCTGACAATTGATACATCGGGAGCAGGCCTACATAAACGAGGGTACCGAAATCTAAGTGCTAAAGCGCCTTTGAAGGAAACGCTGGCAGCAGCAATGATCTATATAAGCCGTTGGATGCCTGATTATCCGTTGGTTGATCCTATGTGCGGTTCGGGGACCATTCCCATAGAAGCTGCTATGATGGCAGCTAATATTGCACCTGGGCTTAAACGGGATTTTGCTGCTGAAAAATGGCCGCTGATTTCCAGTGGACTCTGGAAAAAGGCTAGAGAAGAAGCTAAGGATCTTATCAAATGGGATGATAATTTCTATCGTATTCTAGGATATGATATTGATGGAGAAGTATTAAAACTGGCACGTTATCATGCTGCAAGGGCCGGAGTAGAAGAATATACCGATTTTCACCGGCGGCCTGTGGCTGAATTAAAGTCGAGCAAAAAATATGGATATATTATCTGTAATCCGCCTTATGGTGAGCGTCTAAGTAATAGACATAAGGTCAAAAAATTATATCAGGAGATGGGAAGAGTTTTTGCAGAGTTAGGAGACGGTACATGGTCATTTTATATTCTTACTTCATTTAGGGATTTTGAGAAGTATTTTGGAACATATGCAAATAAAAAGCGGAAACTCTACAATGGGCGAATACAGGTTGATTATTATCAATATTATGGTTTGCACCCACTATTCAGGTAA
- a CDS encoding polyprenyl synthetase family protein: MKELWDKYPILKKQLEEFELYLLKILEVRQPLIREAIQELVKAGGKRIRPALVLVSGQFGRISHEELFPIAAAIEIIHMATLVHDDIIDEARVRRGVVTTQAKYGKDIAVFTGDYLFAKSFLLLSGKVDQEFLRRIARSVKYICEGEIDQYQNRYNLNVSYLKYFRRIRRKTAILFQASCFSGGFKAKLKKKYQIVLAKYGHYLGMIFQITDDILDVTSNQEVTGKPVGNDFSQGVYTLPLIFALEDKEVGPELGKALKEEVIDKDRIIKMIHSTDALEKTKRVIEFYTEKARAEIEKLPSSKPARFLEDLLYYIVSRNY; the protein is encoded by the coding sequence ATGAAGGAATTATGGGATAAATATCCTATTTTAAAGAAACAATTAGAGGAGTTTGAACTCTATCTTTTAAAAATACTGGAAGTTCGGCAACCTTTAATCAGGGAAGCTATCCAGGAATTGGTGAAAGCAGGAGGAAAAAGGATTCGTCCTGCGTTGGTCCTGGTATCCGGTCAATTTGGAAGAATTTCTCATGAAGAACTATTTCCTATTGCTGCTGCTATAGAGATTATACATATGGCAACTCTGGTGCATGATGATATTATTGATGAAGCCAGGGTGCGGAGAGGTGTAGTTACTACTCAAGCTAAATATGGTAAAGATATTGCTGTTTTTACTGGGGATTATCTTTTCGCTAAATCTTTTTTACTTTTATCTGGAAAAGTTGACCAGGAATTTTTAAGACGGATTGCTAGATCGGTTAAATATATTTGTGAGGGAGAAATTGATCAATATCAGAATAGGTATAATTTAAATGTTAGTTATTTAAAATATTTCCGAAGGATCCGCAGAAAAACTGCCATTCTTTTTCAGGCCAGTTGTTTTTCTGGGGGTTTTAAGGCAAAATTGAAGAAAAAATACCAGATTGTACTGGCAAAATATGGTCATTATTTAGGGATGATCTTTCAAATAACTGATGATATTCTTGATGTGACCAGCAATCAGGAAGTAACGGGAAAACCAGTAGGTAATGATTTTAGTCAAGGAGTGTACACATTACCACTAATTTTTGCTCTGGAAGATAAAGAAGTTGGTCCGGAGCTTGGAAAAGCTTTAAAGGAAGAAGTAATAGATAAGGACAGAATTATTAAAATGATTCATTCTACCGATGCTTTAGAAAAGACAAAAAGGGTTATTGAATTTTATACTGAAAAAGCCAGGGCCGAGATTGAGAAATTGCCATCTTCAAAACCTGCAAGATTTCTTGAAGATTTGCTTTATTATATAGTTAGTCGTAATTATTAA
- a CDS encoding uracil-DNA glycosylase, whose product MLFLSRNFLNRYLEGEIFPDKEAKLEEFRKEYLSCSRCHLRAGCTQVVFGEGNPHTKLMFVGEGPGGDEDIQGRPFVGKAGQLLDKILEAAEIPRKKVYISNVVKCRPPYNRKPTPEEMKKCLTILAGEILIIRPKIIVLLGSTALQGTIDPKGSITRMRGKWFEKAGIKFLPTYHPGALLRDERKKRDVWEDFKKIREVYRAIEGSE is encoded by the coding sequence ATGTTATTTTTGTCCAGAAATTTTTTGAACCGTTATCTGGAGGGTGAGATATTTCCTGATAAAGAAGCAAAGTTAGAAGAATTTCGTAAGGAGTATCTTTCCTGTTCCAGATGTCATTTAAGGGCCGGGTGTACTCAGGTAGTCTTTGGTGAAGGTAATCCACATACCAAACTGATGTTTGTTGGGGAAGGGCCAGGGGGAGATGAGGATATACAGGGTCGGCCTTTTGTGGGTAAAGCAGGCCAACTTTTGGATAAAATCCTTGAAGCAGCAGAGATTCCACGTAAGAAAGTTTATATCTCAAATGTTGTTAAGTGCCGCCCTCCCTATAACAGAAAACCAACTCCAGAAGAGATGAAAAAATGTTTAACTATACTTGCCGGTGAGATTCTCATTATTCGTCCAAAAATAATTGTTCTTTTGGGTTCTACTGCTTTACAGGGAACTATTGATCCAAAAGGCAGTATAACCAGAATGAGGGGAAAGTGGTTTGAGAAAGCCGGAATTAAATTTCTTCCAACCTATCATCCTGGGGCATTGCTTAGGGACGAGAGAAAAAAGCGGGATGTTTGGGAAGATTTTAAAAAAATCAGGGAAGTTTATAGAGCAATTGAAGGAAGCGAGTAG
- a CDS encoding Lon protease family protein yields MKKLNFTELKATCDPSIFDFKTTEELKPFEEGIIGQRRAVKAMNFGLKIKQKGYHIFMAGITGTGKTTYAKTLIKNEARKYPVPDDWCYIYNFDNPEIPKALNLPAGIGIKLKEDMEKLIDELRTDIPKTFESEEYEKQRNQIMDKYQEQSNMLIMEFEEELKKEGFLLQRTGKGIFTIPLKDGRPLSQEDFEQMTEEEKNNFKEKSKQIQIQMEEIMRKIRRLEVQAREEIEQLEERVCLSIVKPIIDHLKDDYQNYPRILKYLNDVQEDIIKNLEKFKAEEEIENPLLLTVKTRQDESFFTRYKVNLLVNNKETKGAPVVIETNPTYYNLFGKIEGESEFGTVVTDFTMIKGGAVHRANGGYLILQAKDVLSNPFAWEALKRTLANQEIRVENIGEQFRTIPTTTLKPEPIPLNIKVILIGNPLIYQLLYDFDEDFKKLFKIKAHFDVEMDKTEENLKKFACFISFQCEKEGLRHFTAEAVARVVEYSSRLAENQKKLTTRFNEIVEILYEASAWAEIDNSKYVEESHVEEAIKEKIYRSNLMEEKIQEMIENGHILIDTEGEEVGQINGLSVYQTGEYSFGRPSRITARTFLGEKGVINIEREAKMSGKIHDKAVLILSGYLGGKYAKDKPLTLSASLAFEQSYGGIEGDSASCAELIALLSAISGIPVRQDFAITGSMNQKGKVQPIGGVNQKIEGFYKVCKAKGLTGTQGVVIPVQNIENLMLDKEIIEAVKDGKFHIYSVKDIDEAIEIMMKKPAEEVHKEVNKKLKELAKKAEKFTSRAGQTETE; encoded by the coding sequence ATGAAAAAATTAAATTTTACTGAGTTAAAAGCTACATGTGACCCTTCAATATTTGATTTTAAAACAACTGAAGAATTAAAACCTTTTGAGGAAGGGATCATTGGTCAGAGACGAGCTGTTAAGGCAATGAATTTTGGCCTTAAAATCAAGCAAAAAGGTTATCATATTTTTATGGCTGGAATAACCGGAACTGGAAAGACAACCTATGCTAAAACCCTTATTAAAAATGAAGCCAGAAAGTATCCAGTACCTGATGATTGGTGTTACATCTATAACTTTGATAATCCTGAAATTCCAAAGGCTCTTAATCTTCCTGCTGGTATTGGAATAAAATTGAAAGAAGATATGGAAAAACTAATAGATGAGCTGAGAACAGATATCCCAAAAACATTTGAAAGTGAAGAGTATGAAAAACAGAGAAATCAAATAATGGATAAATATCAGGAACAATCAAACATGTTGATAATGGAATTTGAAGAAGAACTAAAAAAGGAAGGTTTTCTGCTTCAAAGAACAGGGAAGGGTATTTTTACCATACCTTTAAAAGATGGCCGACCTCTTAGTCAGGAAGATTTTGAACAAATGACAGAAGAAGAGAAAAACAATTTTAAAGAAAAAAGCAAACAGATTCAAATTCAAATGGAAGAGATCATGAGAAAGATTAGAAGGCTGGAGGTACAAGCAAGAGAAGAAATCGAACAGTTAGAGGAACGAGTATGTCTTTCTATTGTAAAACCCATAATAGACCATTTGAAAGATGACTATCAGAATTATCCCAGGATCTTAAAATATTTAAATGATGTACAGGAAGACATAATTAAAAACTTAGAAAAGTTTAAAGCTGAAGAAGAGATAGAAAATCCGTTGCTGTTAACTGTAAAAACCCGTCAAGATGAATCCTTTTTTACCCGTTATAAGGTTAACCTTTTGGTCAATAATAAAGAAACAAAAGGTGCTCCTGTTGTTATAGAAACGAACCCAACATATTATAATCTTTTTGGTAAAATTGAAGGTGAAAGTGAATTTGGTACTGTGGTAACTGATTTTACTATGATTAAGGGAGGAGCAGTTCACAGAGCTAATGGTGGATATTTGATATTACAGGCAAAAGATGTTTTATCCAATCCATTTGCCTGGGAGGCATTAAAAAGGACTCTAGCCAATCAGGAGATTCGTGTCGAAAATATTGGTGAACAGTTTAGAACGATTCCCACAACGACTTTAAAACCTGAACCGATACCATTGAATATAAAAGTAATATTAATCGGTAATCCTTTAATATATCAGCTCCTTTATGATTTTGACGAAGATTTCAAAAAGTTGTTTAAAATTAAAGCACATTTTGATGTTGAAATGGATAAAACCGAAGAAAATTTGAAAAAATTTGCTTGCTTTATTTCTTTCCAGTGTGAGAAAGAAGGATTAAGGCATTTTACTGCTGAAGCGGTTGCCAGGGTTGTGGAATACAGCAGTAGATTGGCAGAAAACCAGAAAAAACTGACAACAAGGTTTAACGAGATTGTAGAAATTCTCTATGAAGCCAGTGCATGGGCAGAAATTGATAACAGCAAATATGTAGAAGAAAGTCATGTAGAAGAAGCAATAAAAGAAAAGATCTATAGATCGAATCTTATGGAAGAAAAAATTCAAGAAATGATTGAAAATGGACATATCCTTATTGATACAGAAGGTGAAGAAGTCGGTCAGATCAATGGGTTATCAGTATATCAAACCGGAGAATACTCCTTCGGTCGGCCTTCAAGGATTACTGCTAGAACTTTTCTTGGTGAAAAAGGTGTTATTAACATAGAAAGAGAAGCAAAAATGAGTGGGAAAATCCATGATAAAGCAGTACTTATTTTATCCGGTTACCTTGGGGGTAAATATGCTAAAGATAAACCTCTAACCCTCTCGGCATCATTAGCTTTTGAACAGAGCTATGGAGGTATTGAAGGAGATAGTGCTTCCTGTGCAGAACTAATTGCTCTACTATCTGCTATATCTGGAATACCCGTCAGACAGGATTTTGCGATAACAGGTTCAATGAATCAAAAAGGGAAAGTTCAGCCAATTGGAGGAGTTAATCAAAAAATTGAAGGGTTCTACAAAGTTTGCAAAGCAAAAGGTCTTACTGGAACCCAGGGTGTGGTCATTCCCGTCCAAAACATCGAAAACCTAATGTTGGATAAAGAAATTATAGAAGCAGTAAAGGATGGTAAATTCCACATATATTCTGTAAAAGATATTGATGAAGCGATTGAAATCATGATGAAAAAACCTGCAGAAGAAGTACATAAAGAAGTAAATAAGAAATTAAAGGAATTGGCAAAAAAGGCGGAAAAATTCACTTCCAGAGCGGGTCAAACAGAAACAGAATAA
- a CDS encoding UbiD family decarboxylase domain-containing protein, with the protein MLNREHINLDELPILKCWPRDGGKYMTMSLVICKDP; encoded by the coding sequence GTGTTAAATAGAGAGCATATTAATTTAGATGAATTGCCAATTCTCAAATGTTGGCCCCGGGATGGTGGTAAATATATGACAATGTCGTTGGTTATTTGCAAAGATCCTTAG
- a CDS encoding DUF4382 domain-containing protein, with the protein MNIKKIVTILSFILVVAFVAGCTSLTGLNDVSSNLPQTGNLVLSIVDAPANTYKEVHVNILKVFLKPVGGGEWVQVGDYTSEPYGINLLDLRINELVLPSSDVPVGDYEEIWLVLDKSGYFVYNDDPLTPYPLVVGEIEEEEDDEEDGILGSDEQAIEIEYLFTITEEAITEILIDFDLTELIEQDKETGEYFLNTEAVSAMDKAEAGEIEGKVIAADSTVDYNPFVDILVTVKLYPVYQEQDQNSVPVASTWALWEEMDDEEEEDKIAEPGKFKLRGIPAGTYKLEISAPGYNTVTINNLVIENGEEIEIGDDEEVNQNYEISGGTINEEGYIVLEKVI; encoded by the coding sequence ATGAACATCAAAAAAATAGTTACAATTTTATCGTTTATCCTGGTTGTAGCTTTTGTTGCGGGTTGTACTTCTTTAACTGGGTTGAATGATGTAAGTTCTAATTTACCCCAGACAGGAAATTTGGTTTTATCAATTGTGGATGCACCTGCCAATACTTATAAAGAAGTTCATGTTAACATTTTAAAGGTTTTTCTCAAACCTGTAGGTGGAGGAGAATGGGTTCAGGTAGGTGATTACACTTCAGAGCCTTATGGAATTAATTTATTGGACCTTAGAATTAATGAATTAGTACTTCCTTCATCAGATGTTCCAGTGGGAGATTATGAAGAAATCTGGCTTGTATTGGATAAATCTGGATATTTTGTATATAATGATGATCCACTGACTCCTTATCCGTTGGTTGTAGGTGAGATAGAAGAAGAGGAGGATGACGAAGAAGATGGTATTTTGGGAAGTGATGAACAGGCTATTGAGATTGAATATCTATTTACAATTACAGAAGAGGCGATAACGGAAATTCTGATTGACTTTGACTTAACTGAACTGATTGAGCAAGATAAAGAAACGGGAGAATATTTTTTAAATACAGAAGCTGTAAGCGCTATGGATAAAGCTGAGGCTGGAGAGATAGAAGGTAAAGTTATTGCTGCAGATAGTACAGTGGATTATAATCCATTTGTTGATATATTAGTTACAGTTAAATTATATCCAGTATATCAAGAACAGGATCAAAATTCGGTTCCGGTAGCTTCTACCTGGGCTTTGTGGGAGGAAATGGATGATGAAGAAGAGGAGGATAAGATTGCAGAACCTGGTAAATTTAAATTAAGAGGAATTCCAGCTGGAACATATAAACTTGAAATTTCAGCTCCTGGCTATAATACAGTAACTATAAATAACCTGGTAATTGAAAATGGTGAAGAAATTGAAATTGGAGATGATGAAGAAGTCAACCAGAATTATGAGATTTCTGGTGGAACAATAAATGAAGAAGGATATATAGTTTTAGAGAAGGTTATTTAA
- a CDS encoding Gx transporter family protein: MSRYTQITYIGILVALALVLQLVEGMLPLPYIAPGVKLGLANIVSLIAIIYFGFKTAFLVVLFRTFMAAFLSGRPYVFLYSGTGAILSILVMGFVYWRFRKYFSIQGISIFGAVAHNIGQIFIASLLIETVSIFSYLPILMVSGVITGYFIGLIVNLLKRVLDPTLKGKF; the protein is encoded by the coding sequence ATGTCCAGATATACACAGATAACCTATATTGGAATTCTTGTAGCTTTGGCTTTAGTTTTGCAGTTGGTAGAGGGGATGCTGCCCCTTCCATATATAGCTCCAGGTGTTAAATTGGGGTTAGCTAATATTGTTTCTTTGATTGCCATAATTTATTTTGGATTTAAAACAGCTTTTTTAGTTGTTCTATTTCGGACATTTATGGCTGCATTTTTGAGTGGACGTCCGTATGTTTTTCTCTATAGTGGAACTGGAGCTATTTTAAGTATATTGGTTATGGGATTTGTTTATTGGAGATTTCGGAAATATTTCAGTATTCAGGGTATAAGTATTTTTGGAGCGGTGGCCCATAATATAGGCCAGATTTTCATTGCCAGTCTTTTAATTGAGACAGTGAGTATTTTTTCATATTTACCCATTTTAATGGTCAGCGGAGTGATAACCGGATATTTTATCGGTTTGATTGTAAATTTGTTAAAGCGAGTATTAGATCCTACATTAAAGGGGAAATTTTAA